Genomic DNA from Selenomonadales bacterium:
GGGCGCTGACCCGGCCAGCGTTGCCCAAGGCATCTTCAATGGGGCTTTTTTGAATGCCGGGCAGGTCTGCATCGCGGTCAAACGCGCTTATGTGCATGAATCAATTTATGACGACGTGGTTGACCGCCTCGCAGCCCTGGCAAAACAGGTGGTGGTAGGCAACGGATTGGACCAGGGCACAACCATGGGGCCCATACAGAACCGGATGCAATATGCAAAGCTCAAGGAATTCCTGGAAATAGCCAGGAAGGATGGCCGTATCGTGGCAGGCGGCGAAGCCGAGGGCCAAGCCGGATTTTTCATCCGTCCAACCATTGTCGCCGACATTAAGAATAGCTCACGACTGGTTCAAGAGGAGCAGTTCGGGCCGGTCTTGCCTGTCATCAAATACTCCGACCCTGAAGAAGCACTGACCAGCGCAAACGATTCCCCCTGGGGCCTGGGTGGTTCCGTCTGGGGGGCGGATAGAGAAAAAGCGCGCGAGATTGCGTTGCGGATGTATTCAGGCACGACCTGGATCAACAAGCATCTTGATATTGGCCCCGCAATTCCCGTTTGCGGCGCCAAACAATCTGGAATGGGCGGAGAACTGGCCGAGGAAGGATTGCTGGAATTCACGCAGCTTCACATCATTAACGAAGCCCGCTGATTTTCATGGGTTGAACCTGGGGATTCTCTCTACGGATCCCCAGGACGCAGCGCTACTTTGGACCGTCGCCCTCAAAGCGATGAGCACAAATGCCCGCCGTCCACCGGCACGCAGGCGCCGGTCATCCACGACCCGGCCTCGGTCGCGAGCAGCAGGAACAGGCCGTTCAGCTCTTCCGGTTTGCCCAGGCGGCGCATCGGGACGCGCTGGATGAGCGCCTTGCCATAGGCGGTGTCCCACATGGCATCGGTCATCTCGGTGCTGATGTAGCCCGGCTCGATGGCATTGACGCGGATGCCGTGGCGCGCCCATTCGAGCGCAAGGCTTTTGGTCATGTGTACCACTGCGGCCTTGGACGTGGCATACAGCATGGCGCCCGGCATCACGCGCTCGCCCAGGATGGATGCGATGTTGATGATGGAGCCGCCCCGCCCGGCATCCACCCAGCGCTGCGCGGCACGCGCGGCCACCAGCCACACGCCGCGCACGTTGGTCGCCATCAGCGCGTCGAAGTCGGCCGCAGGCAGCGTGAGCGACAGGCCGTCGTTGGCAGCCCCGGCGTTGTTGACCACCACGTCGAGCGTGACGCCCAAGGCGTCCAGTTCGGCAAAGGCGCCGTCGATGGACTGCTCGGAAGCCACATCCATTTCCAGCACCGTGACTTGCGGCGCACCGAGTTTTTCGAGTTCCAGCGCGAGCTTGTCGAGCCGGGCCTTGCGCCGCGCCGCGATCACCACCTTGGCCTTGCAACCGGCGGCCAGCCGGGCAAAGTTTTCGCCCAGGCCCGACGAGGCCCCCGTGACCAGCACCTGCTTGCTGGCCAGCATTGCACCCAGATCCATAGCGTCTCCTCTTCAGCGTTCACCATCGATGTCGCGAGGTTAGCGCAGGGCCCTCCGGCTATGGGGATGCCGCCTGCCTGCATCCGTCAAAAGAGGCTTCTTGTCAGCCGATAGAGACGATCCGTCATTGCCGCACCAAACACCGTTTCCTACGATCGCCTGCATCCCTTGAGGCACCCGGAGCGTCGCACAAAAGCACGCCACGGTGCCGACGTTCCGGCCCGATCGGCCAAGGCGTTGAGGGGCAAGTTCTGGAGACAACAAATGCTGCAACAGTCCGCCATGGAGTTGTCCATCGGCCATGTAGATGTGATGGAAACGGTCCTTGAAGGCCGCTTCCAGCACTGGGATCTTTCTTCCCCGGCAAAGCCTGCCGCAGTCCAGGCGACGCTGCAACGGCACGAATTCGCCGGGGCTTTCCTTGTGCATACCGTGACCGAACCCGGCGTC
This window encodes:
- a CDS encoding SDR family oxidoreductase, which codes for MDLGAMLASKQVLVTGASSGLGENFARLAAGCKAKVVIAARRKARLDKLALELEKLGAPQVTVLEMDVASEQSIDGAFAELDALGVTLDVVVNNAGAANDGLSLTLPAADFDALMATNVRGVWLVAARAAQRWVDAGRGGSIINIASILGERVMPGAMLYATSKAAVVHMTKSLALEWARHGIRVNAIEPGYISTEMTDAMWDTAYGKALIQRVPMRRLGKPEELNGLFLLLATEAGSWMTGACVPVDGGHLCSSL